One Neomonachus schauinslandi chromosome 9, ASM220157v2, whole genome shotgun sequence DNA segment encodes these proteins:
- the INF2 gene encoding inverted formin-2: MSVKEGAQRKWATLKEKLGPQDSDPTEANLESAEPELCIRLLQMPSVVNYSGLRKRLESSDGGWMVQFLEQSGLDLLLEALARLSGRGVARIADALLQLTCISCVRAVMNSQQGIEYILSNQAYVHQLSLALDTSNVMVKKQVFELLAALCIYSPEGHMLTLDALDHYKTVCNRQYRFSVIMAELSDSDNVPYVVTLLSVINAIILGPEDLRTRSQLRGEFIGLQLLDILTRLRDLEDADLLIQLEAFEEAKAEDEEELLRVCGGINMNSHQEVFASVFHKVSCSPASAQLLSMLQGLLYLEPTLPSSQLLWEALENLVNRAVLLASDVQECTLEEMVERLLSVKGRPRPSSLNKAHKSVQADLGQSQKGSVPQNSGAPKAGVEGRQPEADLTSLHTVDVQGLSSMVAPQQRAPTPVPPAPPLPGSPAGPPPPPLPPPPRGLPLAGVGVARGALPPPLPGTGCPPPPPPLPDLSGSSRVGGEDIIVAHVSHGLDSAWVPSHRRVNPPTLRMKKLNWQKLPSKVAQEHNSMWASLNSLGAEVVEPDFSSIERLFCFPQAKPKEHVAAPARKEPKEITFLDSKKSLNLNIFLKQFKCSNEDVTAMIRAGDTTKFDVEVLKQLLKLLPEKHEIENLRSFTEDRAKLANTDQFYLLLLGIPCYQLRVECLLLCEGTAVVLDMVQPKARLVLAACNSLLTSHRLPIFCQLILKIGNFLNYGSHTGDADGFKISTLLKLTETKSQQSRVTLLHHVLEEVEKNHPDLLQLPRDLEQPSQAAGISLELIRSESSTNLKKLLETEQKVWSSIPEVQEQYTQRVQASIKASRALDEVFQAIEQKKLELASYLCEDAQQLSLEDTFSTMKTFRDLFIRALKENKDWKEQAAKAERRKQQLVEEEARRPRGEDGKPVRRGVGKQEEVCVIDALLADIRKGFQLRKTARGRGDAEWGSKAAAMDPPRDKAPVAPRVPSGGTGCPTSEPRGWDLSDATAPSPQPTADPSEEGGPGPLERRSSWYMDASDVLTTEDPQSPQPSQGAWPVVLGGAQALKPLKLSGDKPPGVRGSSQDAEDPTAPEGVCLAEADSTVEGPPDAAAHGRSADLPATGPGVAGDGDGDQEDTAPDSALDTSLDRSFSEDTVTDSSGSGTLPRARGQASKRTGKRRKKRPSRSQEEVVPDSDGSKTQRLCVIQ; the protein is encoded by the exons ATGTCGGTGAAGGAGGGTGCGCAGCGCAAGTGGGCCACGCTGAAGGAGAAGCTGGGGCCGCAGGACTCGGACCCCACGGAGGCCAACCTGGAGAGTGCGGAGCCCGAGCTGTGCATCCGGCTGCTGCAGATGCCCTCCGTGGTCAACTACTCGGGCCTGCGCAAGCGTCTGGAGAGCAGCGACGGCGGCTGGATGGTGCAGTTCCTGGAGCAGAGTGGCCTGGACCTGCTGCTCGAGGCCCTGGCGCGCCTGTCCGGCCGCGGGGTGGCCCGCATCGCCGACGCCCTGCTGCAGCTCACCTGCATCAGCTGCGTGCGCGCCGTCATGAACTCGCAGCAGGGCATCGAGTACATCCTGAGCAACCAGGCCTACGTGCACCAGCTCTCCCTGG CTCTGGACACGTCCAACGTGATGGTCAAGAAGCAGGTGTTCGAGCTGCTGGCCGCCTTGTGCATCTACTCCCCCGAGGGCCACATGCTGACCCTGGATGCCCTGGACCACTACAAG ACGGTGTGCAACCGACAGTACCGCTTCAGTGTCATCATGGCTGAGCTCTCCGACAGCGACAACGTGCCCTATGTCGTCACCCTGCTCAGTGTGATCAACGCCATCATCCTGGGCCCCGAGGACCTCCGCACCCGCAGCCAGCTGCGTGGGGAGTTCATCG GGTTGCAGCTGCTGGACATCCTGACACGGCTACG GGACCTGGAGGATGCCGACCTGCTGATCCAGCTGGAGGCCTTCGAGGAGGCCAAGGCTGAGGACGAGGAGGAGCTCCTGCGCGTCTGTGGGGGCATCAACATGAACAGCCATCAAGAGGTCTTTGCTTCTGTGTTCCACAAG GTGAGCTgctccccagcctctgcccagcTGCTGTCCATGCTGCAGGGCCTCCTCTACCTGgagcccaccctcccctccagccagctGCTCTGGGAGGCTCTGGAGAACCTGGTGAACCGGGCCGTGCTCCTGGCCAGTGACG TCCAGGAATGCACCCTAGAAGAGATGGTGGAGCGGCTCCTGTCCGTCAAGGGGCGGCCACGCCCAAGCTCCCTGAACAAGGCCCACAAGAGTGTCCAGGCCGACCTAGGCCAGAGTCAGAAGGGCAGCGTGCCCCAAAACAGTGGTGCCCCGAAGGCGGGTGTGGAGGGCCGCCAGCCCGAGGCCGACCTCACCAGCCTGCACACCGTCGACGTCCAGGGCTTGAGCAGCATGGTCGCCCCACAGCAGCGGGCGCCCACCCCAGTCCCACCTGCACCCCCACTCCCCGGCTCCCCTGCagggcctcctcccccacccctacctcccCCAC CGCGGGGGCTGCCACTCGCCGGGGTCGGGGTGGCCAGGGGGGCCCTACCTCCCCCACTCCCGGGCACagggtgcccccctccccccccacccctgccggaTCTGTCTGGCTCCTCTAGGGTGGGTGGCGAGGACATCATTGTGGCCCACGTGAGCCACGGCCTGGACTCTGCCTGGGTCCCAAGCCACCGGCGAGTAAACCCTCCCACTCTGCGCATGAAGAAGCTCAACTGGCAGAAGCTGCCGTCCAAGGTGGCACAAG AGCACAACTCCATGTGGGCCTCGCTGAACAGCCTGGGTGCCGAGGTCGTGGAGCCGGACTTCTCCAGCATCGAGCGGCTCTTCTGCTTCCCCCAGGCCAAGCCCAAGGAGCACGTGGCCGCCCCAGCCAGGAAGGAGCCCAAGGAG ATCACTTTTCTGGACTCCAAGAAGAGCCTGAACCTCAACATCTTCCTGAAGCAGTTTAAATG CTCCAACGAGGACGTGACTGCTATGATCCGGGCTGGGGACACCACCAAATTCGACGTGGAGGTTCTCAAGCAGCTCCTCAAGCTCCTTCCTGAAAAGCACGAG ATTGAAAACCTGCGCTCCTTCACAGAGGATCGGGCCAAGCTGGCCAACACCGACCAGTTCTACCTCCTGCTGCTGGGCATTCCCTG CTACCAGCTGCGGGTGGAGTGCCTGCTACTGTGTGAGGGCACAGCTGTCGTGCTGGACATGGTGCAACCCAAGGCCCGGCTGGTCCTCGCGGCCTGCAACA GCCTGCTCACCAGCCACCGGCTGCCCATCTTCTGCCAGCTGATCCTGAAAATTGGAAACTTCCTTAACTAT GGCAGCCACACGGGGGACGCTGATGGCTTCAAGATCAGCACGCTGTTGAAGCTCACGGAAACCAAGTCCCAGCAGAGCCGCGTGACCCTGCTGCACCACGTGCTGGAG GAGGTGGAGAAGAACCACCCAGACCTCCTGCAGCTGCCCCGGGACCTGGAGCAGCCCTCCCAGGCAGCGGG GATCAGCCTTGAGCTCATCCGTTCCGAGTCCAGCACCAACCTGAAGAAGCTTCTGGAGACAGAGCAGAAGGTGTGGTCCTCCATCCCTGAGGTGCAGGAACAGTACACCCAGCGTGTCCAG gccagcATCAAGGCCTCCCGGGCGCTGGATGAGGTGTTCCAGGCCATCGAGCAGAAGAAGCTAGAGTTGGCCAGTTACCTGTGTGAGGATGCTCAGCAGCTGTCCCTGGAGGACACATTCAGCACCATGAAGACCTTCCGGGATCTCTTCATTCGCGCCCTGAAG GAGAACAAGGACTGGAAGGAGCAGGCGGCGAAGGcggagaggaggaagcagcagCTGGTGGAGGAGGAGGCGCGGAGGCCGCGGGGGGAGGACGGGAAGCCTG TCAGGAGGGGAGTCGGGAAGCAGGAGGAAGTGTGTGTCATCGACGCCCTGCTGGCTGACATCAGGAAGGGCTTCCAGCTGCGGAAGACGGCCCGTGGCCGAGGGGACGCAGAGTGGGGCAGCAAGGCGGCTGCCATGGACCCGCCGAGGGACAAGGCGCCTG TGGCCCCCAGAGTCCCCTCAGGAGGCACCGGCTGCCCCACCTCTGAGCCCCGGGGCTGGGACCTCTCAGATGCCACTGCCCCGAGCCCGCAGCCCACTGCAGACCCGTCAGAGGAGGGCGGGCCTGGGCCCCTGGAGAGGCGTTCTTCCTGGTACATGGATGCCAGCGATGTCCTGACCACCGAGGACCCTCAGAGCCCCCAGccttctcagggcgcctggccCGTGGTGCTGGGAGGTGCGCAGGCCCTGAAGCCTCTCAAGCTCTCTGGTGACAAGCCTCCCGGGGTCAGAGGGTCGAGCCAAGATGCTGAAGACCCCACAGCCCCTGAGGGCGTCTGCCTGGCCGAGGCCGACAGCACCGTGGAGGGGCCGCCGGACGCCGCTGCCCACGGCCGCAGTGCCGACCTCCCCGCCACAGGCCCTGGCGTGGCCGGGGACGGCGACGGGGACCAGGAGGACACAGCCCCAGATTCTGCACTGGACACATCCTTGGACAGGTCCTTCTCTGAGGACACAGTCACGGACTCTTCAGGGTCCGGCACTCTCCCCAGGGCCCGGGGACAGGCCTCAAAGAGGACGGGCAAGCGAAGGAAGAAGCGTCCCTCAAGGAGCCAGGAAG AGGTTGTCCCTGACTCTGACGGTAGTAAAACACAAAGACTCTGTGTGATTCAGTGA